A single region of the Phycisphaerae bacterium RAS1 genome encodes:
- the cpxA gene encoding Sensor protein CpxA yields MTSATPPAPGPTRVTRGLFTRIFAWYWIASIAVVGVAVASAALLISRSSIEMARWRVVAHDAAVIHSERAADVLERGGADAVCDFLLRWDVALAAHSYIIDADGKDLCGDTPPAAAAAFVEHIRESGRAEIVQRSGEPTLIGAKLPTRDGKPLVLLRTVAEGQTPPLRPPPRGGPRGGPGGPPGGPRPPRGGPRDGPPGGPLDPPPLGLRPDLPPGIGGPPVIPPLGDVLVQPSVGAVVLLAVAASGAVCYLLARSLSRPVRELQAAVRQLAGGDLSVRVAADIGRRSDEIGALARDFDQMAARLQREMDAQGRLLRDMSHELRSPLARLNVALGIARKQGTGAAAHALDRIERESDALNRLIGDVLTLARWDNGAMNVQTSDIDLAELLRAIVEDADFEARSVGKQVTLTIDSPCSVQADPGLLHSAIENIVRNAVRYTAENSAVEVTLATDPASGSAVIRVRDRGPGVPAQAVAELFRPFYRVSEGRDRDSGGVGLGLAITQRIVQSHGGSVSAENAAGGGLAVEVRIPTGAFAEPRP; encoded by the coding sequence ATGACGAGCGCAACGCCGCCCGCCCCCGGCCCGACGCGCGTGACGCGCGGTCTGTTCACGCGCATTTTCGCGTGGTACTGGATCGCGTCGATCGCCGTTGTCGGGGTGGCCGTGGCGTCCGCGGCGCTGCTCATCTCGCGCTCAAGCATCGAGATGGCTCGCTGGCGCGTCGTCGCCCACGACGCAGCCGTCATCCACTCCGAACGGGCGGCGGACGTCCTCGAGCGTGGCGGCGCGGATGCCGTCTGCGATTTCCTGCTGCGCTGGGACGTGGCGCTCGCGGCGCATTCGTACATCATCGACGCCGACGGCAAGGACCTGTGCGGCGACACCCCGCCCGCCGCCGCCGCCGCGTTCGTCGAGCACATCCGCGAATCGGGCCGGGCGGAAATCGTGCAGCGCAGCGGCGAGCCGACGCTCATCGGCGCGAAGTTGCCGACGCGCGACGGAAAACCGCTCGTGCTGTTGCGCACCGTGGCGGAAGGGCAGACGCCGCCCTTGCGTCCCCCGCCGCGCGGTGGACCGCGCGGCGGTCCCGGTGGGCCGCCCGGAGGTCCGCGCCCGCCTCGCGGAGGCCCGCGCGACGGTCCACCCGGTGGTCCGCTCGATCCGCCGCCGCTCGGCCTGCGCCCTGACCTGCCGCCGGGGATCGGCGGGCCGCCCGTCATCCCGCCGCTGGGAGACGTACTCGTTCAGCCGTCCGTCGGCGCGGTCGTGCTGCTCGCGGTGGCGGCGTCCGGCGCCGTCTGCTACCTGCTGGCGCGCTCGCTGAGCCGGCCGGTGCGCGAGCTTCAGGCGGCGGTGCGGCAACTGGCCGGCGGCGATCTGTCCGTCCGCGTCGCGGCTGACATCGGCCGGCGCAGCGACGAGATCGGCGCGCTGGCTCGCGATTTCGACCAGATGGCGGCCCGGCTGCAACGCGAAATGGACGCCCAGGGCCGGCTGCTGCGAGACATGTCGCACGAGTTGCGATCGCCGCTCGCGCGCCTGAACGTCGCCCTGGGAATCGCGCGCAAGCAGGGAACGGGCGCCGCGGCCCACGCCCTCGACCGCATCGAGCGCGAGTCCGATGCGCTTAACCGGCTGATCGGCGACGTGCTGACGCTGGCCCGCTGGGACAACGGCGCGATGAACGTCCAGACAAGCGATATCGATCTGGCCGAACTGCTCCGCGCCATCGTTGAGGACGCTGATTTCGAGGCCCGCAGCGTGGGCAAACAGGTGACGCTCACGATCGACTCGCCCTGCAGCGTGCAGGCGGACCCCGGCCTGCTGCACAGCGCGATTGAGAACATCGTGCGCAACGCGGTGCGCTACACCGCGGAGAATTCGGCCGTCGAGGTGACCCTGGCGACCGATCCCGCGAGCGGCAGCGCCGTCATCCGCGTCCGTGACCGCGGACCGGGCGTGCCGGCGCAGGCCGTGGCGGAACTCTTCCGCCCCTTCTATCGCGTCAGCGAGGGCCGCGACCGCGACAGCGGCGGCGTCGGGTTGGGACTGGCCATCACGCAGCGCATTGTGCAGTCGCACGGCGGAAGCGTGTCGGCAGAAAACGCCGCGGGAGGCGGGTTGGCCGTAGAGGTGCGAATCCCGACCGGAGCGTTCGCCGAGCCGCGACCGTGA
- the ompR gene encoding Transcriptional regulatory protein OmpR has protein sequence MALSSQNPAEATRLLLIDDDLELCALLADYLASEGFELTSTCQPQQAVGQAVSGRFAMVLLDVMLPRTNGFQLLKEIRSHSQVPVLMLTARGEDVDRIVGLELGADDYLPKPFNSRELVARIHAILRRSVKRPAPAAARVVVGDLELDPAARTVRRGGEPVELTGVEFSLLEELLKAAGRVVNREDLFRSVLGRRGEPFDRSLDMHISNLRKKLGHKIGDLERIRTLRGVGYVYAVSGGAA, from the coding sequence ATGGCCCTTTCTTCGCAAAACCCCGCCGAGGCGACCCGGCTGCTCCTGATCGATGACGATCTCGAACTCTGCGCACTGCTGGCCGATTACCTGGCCTCTGAAGGCTTCGAGCTGACGTCCACCTGCCAGCCGCAGCAGGCCGTCGGGCAGGCCGTCTCCGGCCGCTTCGCCATGGTGTTGCTGGATGTCATGTTGCCGCGAACCAACGGCTTCCAGTTGCTCAAGGAAATCCGCTCGCACTCGCAAGTGCCCGTCCTGATGCTCACGGCGCGCGGCGAAGACGTGGACCGCATCGTCGGCCTCGAACTGGGCGCCGACGACTACCTGCCCAAGCCCTTCAACTCGCGCGAGCTGGTCGCCCGCATCCACGCCATTCTCCGCCGCAGCGTGAAGCGCCCCGCGCCGGCCGCCGCCCGAGTGGTCGTCGGGGACCTCGAGCTCGACCCGGCCGCGCGCACCGTCCGCCGCGGGGGCGAGCCGGTGGAGCTGACCGGCGTCGAGTTTTCACTGCTCGAAGAGCTGTTGAAAGCCGCCGGGCGCGTCGTGAATCGCGAAGACCTGTTCCGCTCGGTGCTCGGCCGCCGCGGCGAACCGTTCGACCGCAGCCTCGACATGCACATCAGCAATCTGCGCAAGAAACTCGGGCACAAGATCGGCGATCTGGAGCGCATCCGCACGCTGCGCGGCGTGGGATATGTCTACGCCGTCAGCGGCGGTGCGGCATGA
- the tsaB gene encoding tRNA threonylcarbamoyladenosine biosynthesis protein TsaB: MSAPWLLAIETSVADGAVALAAGAQVMGVERLAIDRRHAAELFPAIQRMLNAHRIRAGELAVTAFSAGPGSFTGLRMAAVTAQMLAATTGCAVVAVPTMEVIAAGVSDAASRRIAVMLTAKRGQIFGAAYGMTRSPSGDFDVTVEAPPGRFAPADWLAAPRSPCRIVADTATGNADAESRDAPKTGRGPVPQAEGVEWLIGPEYTAPRVEIVARLGWQRFVAGQTCPDGPIVPLYLRPPECEEVYEQRRAAARERRGE, from the coding sequence GTGAGTGCGCCCTGGCTGCTAGCCATTGAGACCTCCGTCGCCGACGGCGCCGTCGCGCTGGCCGCGGGCGCGCAGGTAATGGGTGTCGAGCGGTTGGCGATCGATCGGCGGCACGCGGCCGAGCTCTTCCCGGCGATACAGCGGATGCTGAATGCCCATCGGATTCGCGCCGGAGAGCTGGCCGTCACCGCGTTCTCAGCCGGACCGGGTAGTTTCACGGGTCTGCGGATGGCGGCGGTCACGGCGCAAATGTTGGCGGCCACGACCGGTTGCGCCGTGGTCGCCGTGCCCACCATGGAAGTCATCGCGGCCGGCGTCAGCGACGCTGCATCGCGGCGGATTGCAGTAATGCTGACGGCCAAGCGCGGGCAGATCTTCGGGGCCGCGTATGGAATGACCCGATCCCCCAGCGGCGATTTCGACGTTACGGTCGAAGCCCCGCCCGGGCGGTTTGCGCCGGCTGACTGGCTTGCGGCGCCGCGGTCGCCGTGCCGCATCGTCGCTGATACGGCCACCGGAAACGCCGACGCCGAATCAAGAGACGCGCCGAAGACCGGCCGGGGGCCGGTCCCCCAAGCCGAGGGTGTTGAGTGGCTCATCGGTCCAGAGTACACCGCGCCGCGCGTTGAGATCGTGGCGCGGCTCGGGTGGCAGCGGTTTGTGGCGGGGCAGACGTGTCCGGATGGGCCGATCGTGCCGCTGTATCTTCGGCCGCCGGAGTGCGAAGAGGTGTATGAGCAACGTCGTGCGGCGGCGCGCGAGCGGCGCGGAGAGTGA
- the argE_2 gene encoding Acetylornithine deacetylase yields the protein MDGGATRMTDRELLERLVSFDTTSDRPSVAAMDFLAGYLESAGCRVWRQTYESGRKVNLLAGRGSGRWAIANRDLQDAPSVSLCEGLVLSGHIDVVPATEPDWGSNPFQLVERDERFFGRGSADMKGFVALAANRLARTREEEAKRPLRLLVTSDEETGAIGARHFAENWDGHEPLPRSVIIGEPTQLALVRMHKGHMKLRITVTGRAAHSGRPHLGVSAIEHAGVVIAALTALNARMRALRTETSEHFSDCPHPVLNIGTIAGGSAVNIVPERCELNLGVRLLPGQPSELALDLIRESLGKLPEATRERVTLEMLNDNPPMLCDKLATVNIELARMLRQCATGAAPYATDGGWLQKLGLECALLGPGNIEDAHRANESISISQFEAGARRLEEIVRRFCGEEIEPRSHGDTEKTK from the coding sequence ATGGACGGCGGCGCCACGCGGATGACGGATCGCGAGCTGCTCGAGCGGCTGGTCAGCTTTGATACGACTAGTGATCGGCCGAGCGTCGCGGCAATGGACTTCCTGGCGGGGTATTTGGAGTCCGCAGGCTGCCGGGTCTGGCGGCAGACGTATGAGAGCGGGCGGAAGGTGAATTTGCTGGCGGGTCGGGGAAGTGGCCGATGGGCGATAGCTAATCGCGATTTGCAGGATGCGCCGTCGGTTTCGTTGTGCGAAGGGCTCGTGCTGTCCGGGCATATTGACGTTGTGCCGGCGACCGAGCCGGATTGGGGATCGAATCCGTTTCAGCTCGTCGAGCGCGATGAGCGATTCTTCGGCCGGGGAAGCGCGGACATGAAGGGGTTCGTGGCGCTGGCGGCCAACCGTCTGGCGCGCACGCGAGAAGAGGAGGCGAAGCGGCCGCTGCGGCTGCTGGTCACCAGCGACGAGGAAACCGGGGCGATCGGGGCGCGGCACTTCGCCGAGAACTGGGACGGGCACGAGCCGCTGCCACGCAGCGTGATCATTGGCGAACCGACGCAGTTGGCGCTGGTTCGCATGCACAAGGGGCACATGAAGCTGCGCATCACCGTTACGGGCCGGGCGGCGCATAGCGGCCGGCCGCACCTGGGCGTCAGCGCGATCGAACACGCGGGCGTGGTGATTGCGGCGCTGACGGCGTTGAACGCGCGGATGCGCGCCCTGCGAACCGAAACCAGCGAGCACTTCTCGGATTGCCCGCATCCGGTGCTGAACATCGGTACGATCGCCGGGGGCAGCGCGGTGAACATCGTGCCGGAGCGGTGCGAGCTGAACCTGGGCGTGCGGCTGCTGCCGGGGCAGCCGTCGGAGCTGGCGCTGGACCTGATCCGCGAGAGCCTGGGGAAGCTGCCGGAGGCAACGCGCGAGCGCGTGACGCTCGAAATGCTGAACGACAATCCACCGATGCTGTGCGACAAGCTGGCGACCGTGAATATCGAGCTAGCGCGGATGCTGCGGCAGTGTGCGACGGGGGCGGCGCCCTACGCCACCGACGGCGGCTGGCTTCAAAAGCTCGGGCTGGAGTGCGCGCTGCTGGGGCCGGGGAACATCGAGGACGCGCACCGGGCGAATGAGTCTATTTCGATCAGCCAGTTTGAAGCCGGAGCGCGGCGGCTGGAGGAGATTGTGCGTCGGTTTTGCGGCGAAGAAATTGAACCACGGAGTCACGGAGACACGGAGAAGACGAAATAA
- the asnB_1 gene encoding Asparagine synthetase [glutamine-hydrolyzing] 1 — MCGIAGILSLTPDARVEAAELRTMAAQLVHRGPDDEGFYVDPQGRCGLAFRRLSIIDLSTGHQPLSNEDGTLWVSFNGEIYNYRELRTDLEARGHHFGTNSDTESIVHACEEFGPGCFEKLTGMFAVALWDEKRGELLLGCDPFGKKPLVYAEFQGRLYFASEAKAILALPGVPRRIDPQSLHRYLVFQYVPAPHAIYEGFAKLEPGCFLRIPAGRPVDVTSTRYFELRPDQPGRFTGSREDAKQRLGTLLRDAVARRLISDVPLGAFLSGGVDSSIVVGLMRRLGVSPLRTYSIGFADPRYDESAAARRVARHFQTEHHERMVTPDIHKLLPQLAWHFDEPFADSSAIPTYYVSRWAREGVTVALTGDGGDEAFAGYDRYRAAALAARFNAVPRVLRRVIRGLASAVPHRRPKSFGNRLYRFAAQLAVNGAQRYLGWINIFPLELLAALYRAEFRERLDFDEPLRWLSQRFEAIDGGDAERANFADVHSYLPFDLLTKVDRASMARSLECRCPLLDPQIMRFAWSLPYEWRLGPRGGKSILKEWAADLLPPEIPRRPKMGFGVPVGDWFRGELQEELRQNLLAPDSLCRRLFDPPRLAAMVESHISGRANYEHPLWALLMLEHWGRQWGAHLP, encoded by the coding sequence ATGTGCGGAATCGCCGGCATCCTGTCGCTAACGCCTGACGCGCGCGTCGAGGCCGCGGAGCTGCGCACGATGGCCGCGCAGCTCGTCCATCGCGGCCCGGACGACGAGGGTTTCTACGTTGATCCACAGGGCCGCTGCGGTCTGGCCTTTCGGCGGCTGTCGATCATCGACCTGTCCACCGGCCATCAGCCGCTCTCGAACGAGGACGGCACGCTCTGGGTCAGCTTCAACGGCGAGATATACAACTACCGCGAGCTGCGAACGGACCTGGAAGCCCGCGGTCATCATTTCGGCACGAATAGCGACACCGAGTCGATCGTCCACGCCTGCGAGGAATTCGGCCCGGGCTGTTTCGAGAAGCTGACCGGCATGTTCGCCGTGGCGCTCTGGGACGAGAAGCGCGGCGAGCTTCTGCTGGGCTGTGATCCGTTCGGCAAGAAGCCGCTGGTCTATGCCGAGTTTCAGGGCCGGCTCTACTTCGCGAGCGAGGCGAAGGCGATTCTCGCCCTGCCGGGCGTCCCGCGGCGGATCGATCCGCAATCGCTGCATCGCTACCTGGTGTTTCAGTACGTCCCGGCGCCGCACGCGATCTACGAGGGGTTCGCGAAGCTCGAACCCGGATGCTTCCTGCGAATTCCAGCCGGACGGCCTGTCGACGTGACATCCACGCGCTACTTTGAGCTCCGCCCTGACCAGCCTGGGCGATTCACGGGTTCGCGCGAGGATGCCAAACAGCGGCTCGGCACGCTCTTGCGCGACGCGGTGGCGCGGCGGCTCATTTCCGATGTGCCGCTGGGGGCGTTTCTCTCGGGCGGCGTGGATTCATCGATCGTCGTCGGCCTGATGCGGAGGTTGGGCGTTTCGCCGCTGCGGACGTATTCGATTGGTTTTGCCGATCCGCGCTATGATGAATCCGCCGCCGCCCGGCGCGTGGCGCGCCATTTTCAGACCGAGCATCACGAGCGCATGGTGACTCCGGATATTCACAAGCTTCTTCCGCAGCTTGCGTGGCATTTTGACGAGCCTTTTGCCGACTCGTCGGCCATTCCGACCTATTACGTCTCGCGCTGGGCGCGCGAGGGCGTCACGGTCGCGCTCACCGGCGACGGCGGCGACGAGGCGTTCGCCGGTTACGATCGCTACCGCGCGGCGGCGCTGGCCGCCCGGTTCAACGCTGTGCCGCGGGTGCTGCGGCGCGTCATTCGCGGGCTGGCGTCGGCCGTTCCGCATCGCCGGCCGAAGTCGTTTGGAAACCGGCTCTACCGCTTCGCCGCACAGCTCGCCGTCAACGGGGCGCAGCGCTACCTGGGTTGGATCAACATCTTCCCGCTGGAATTGCTGGCGGCGCTTTACCGCGCGGAGTTCCGTGAGCGGCTGGATTTCGACGAGCCGCTGCGCTGGCTTTCGCAGCGCTTCGAGGCGATCGACGGCGGCGACGCTGAGCGGGCGAATTTCGCCGACGTACACAGTTACCTTCCGTTCGACCTGCTGACCAAGGTGGACCGAGCCTCAATGGCGCGCAGCCTGGAGTGTCGCTGCCCTCTGCTTGATCCGCAGATCATGCGCTTCGCCTGGTCGCTCCCCTACGAGTGGCGGCTTGGCCCGCGCGGCGGCAAGAGCATCCTGAAGGAGTGGGCGGCCGACCTGCTGCCGCCGGAGATTCCGCGGCGGCCCAAGATGGGTTTTGGCGTGCCGGTCGGCGACTGGTTTCGCGGCGAGCTGCAGGAAGAGCTGCGGCAGAATCTGCTGGCGCCGGACTCGCTTTGTCGCCGGTTGTTCGATCCGCCGCGGCTGGCGGCGATGGTCGAATCGCACATTTCCGGACGCGCAAATTACGAGCACCCGCTTTGGGCCTTGCTGATGCTGGAGCACTGGGGTCGGCAGTGGGGCGCTCATTTGCCGTAG
- the fliN_2 gene encoding Flagellar motor switch protein FliN, with translation MFVDQAAIDELLAQAAAGVGPAAVAEAGPARPLERPSAAPAAASARSARMADPGRSTTEHPGNLARILRIRVPLIAELARRKIAISTIRAMTNGSILEFERAVEAPVGLLINNHAIGEGVVVRVGEVFGLRIAQIGGARQRIKSMGC, from the coding sequence ATGTTCGTTGACCAGGCCGCGATTGATGAGCTGCTCGCTCAGGCCGCCGCCGGCGTGGGACCGGCTGCGGTCGCCGAAGCGGGGCCGGCGCGACCGCTTGAGCGGCCAAGCGCCGCTCCGGCAGCTGCGAGCGCCCGCTCCGCGCGGATGGCCGACCCCGGTAGATCAACGACAGAACATCCTGGGAACCTGGCCCGAATTCTCCGCATCCGCGTGCCGCTGATCGCGGAACTGGCCCGGCGGAAGATCGCCATTTCGACCATCCGCGCCATGACCAACGGGTCGATCCTGGAGTTTGAGCGGGCGGTGGAAGCGCCGGTGGGCCTGTTGATCAACAACCACGCCATCGGTGAGGGGGTTGTGGTGCGCGTGGGGGAGGTATTTGGCTTGCGGATTGCGCAGATCGGCGGCGCGCGGCAGCGGATCAAGTCGATGGGGTGCTAG
- the prlC gene encoding Oligopeptidase A, protein MNRHAAPARLCCLGCWIALTLAMGVASMSLADVPADSPAADALKKAEAAVAAIVAVPDGKRNFDNTVGAYDDMVVRLQTDTGFLTFMQHVSGDADERLRSQTAEEHITNWLIELGKREDLYKAIKAYAATNPKLEGEQKRLLEFTLRDYRRAGMDLPPEKREALKKIEMEINRLGIDFQKNIRDDETRVPLSLAELKGTPQDVIDGLPRSGDMYLAGLDYPTLLPIMDFCEVETTRHKMWLANHRKGGKKNVGVLEQILKLRAQAAALLGYKTVVDYETETRMTKNAETVKKFYEQVRPLVRKKSQQDYDEFVAVKRRVTGNPEAKLNPWDQAYYENVLKKEKYAVDAQKIQEFFPLDRVVDGLFGITQSLYGIEYVDVTKDAGSKGLPLWHPDVRVFEVLDKASKKQIGTFWIDLFPRDNKFSHAAQWSLAARKRWADGSVQKPLAALVCNFTKPTKEKPSLLTHEEVETFFHEFGHCLHSILTEADYGTFAGTACARDFVEAPSQMFENWVWDADVLATFARHYKSGEPFPKDLLAAMVKTRTLGKGLWAERQLYYGLLDLTYHLSDGTINTTETAQKLYGDVLLYEGQPETYLQAGFGHLIGYQSAYYGYMWSLVYAQDMFQRFAELGMLSPEAGQYYRKKILARGGTMDDMEMVKDYLGREPKMEAFISYLGLPAGKN, encoded by the coding sequence ATGAACCGCCACGCCGCCCCCGCCCGGCTTTGCTGCCTGGGCTGCTGGATCGCTCTTACCCTCGCCATGGGAGTCGCCTCGATGAGCCTTGCCGATGTCCCCGCCGATTCGCCCGCCGCCGACGCGCTCAAGAAGGCCGAAGCCGCGGTGGCGGCGATCGTCGCCGTGCCCGATGGGAAGCGCAACTTCGACAACACCGTCGGGGCCTATGACGACATGGTCGTCCGCCTTCAGACCGACACCGGCTTCCTGACGTTCATGCAGCACGTCAGCGGCGACGCCGACGAGCGTCTCCGCAGCCAGACCGCCGAAGAGCACATCACCAACTGGCTGATCGAACTCGGCAAGCGAGAAGACTTGTACAAGGCGATCAAGGCCTACGCCGCGACCAATCCCAAGCTCGAAGGCGAGCAGAAGCGGCTGCTCGAGTTCACGCTGCGCGACTACCGCCGGGCAGGCATGGACCTGCCGCCTGAAAAGCGCGAGGCGTTGAAGAAGATCGAGATGGAGATCAACCGGCTGGGGATCGATTTCCAGAAGAACATTCGCGACGACGAGACGCGCGTGCCGCTGTCTCTGGCCGAACTCAAGGGTACGCCGCAGGACGTAATCGACGGCCTGCCGCGCTCCGGCGACATGTACCTGGCCGGGCTGGACTATCCCACGCTGCTGCCGATCATGGACTTCTGCGAGGTCGAAACGACGCGGCACAAGATGTGGCTGGCGAACCACCGCAAGGGCGGCAAGAAAAACGTCGGCGTGCTGGAGCAGATCCTGAAGTTGCGGGCGCAGGCGGCGGCGCTATTGGGCTACAAGACGGTGGTGGACTACGAAACCGAAACGCGGATGACGAAGAACGCCGAGACTGTGAAGAAGTTCTATGAGCAGGTTCGGCCGCTGGTGCGCAAGAAGTCGCAGCAGGATTACGATGAGTTCGTCGCGGTGAAGCGCCGCGTGACCGGCAACCCCGAGGCGAAGCTCAATCCGTGGGACCAGGCGTATTACGAAAACGTGCTCAAGAAGGAGAAGTACGCCGTCGATGCGCAGAAGATCCAGGAGTTCTTCCCACTGGATCGCGTCGTCGATGGTCTCTTCGGCATCACGCAATCGCTCTACGGCATTGAGTACGTCGACGTGACCAAGGACGCCGGCTCGAAGGGGCTGCCGCTGTGGCATCCGGACGTGCGCGTCTTCGAAGTGCTCGACAAGGCCAGCAAGAAACAGATCGGTACGTTCTGGATCGACCTGTTCCCGCGCGACAATAAGTTCAGCCACGCCGCCCAGTGGAGCCTGGCCGCGCGCAAGCGCTGGGCGGACGGCAGCGTGCAGAAGCCGCTGGCGGCGCTGGTGTGCAATTTCACCAAGCCGACCAAGGAGAAGCCTTCGCTGCTGACGCACGAGGAGGTCGAGACGTTTTTCCATGAGTTCGGCCACTGCCTGCACTCGATCCTGACCGAAGCAGACTACGGGACGTTCGCCGGCACGGCCTGTGCCCGCGACTTCGTCGAGGCCCCGTCGCAGATGTTCGAGAACTGGGTCTGGGATGCCGACGTGCTGGCGACGTTCGCGCGGCATTACAAGAGCGGCGAGCCGTTCCCGAAGGATCTGCTGGCGGCGATGGTCAAAACGCGCACATTGGGCAAGGGCCTCTGGGCCGAGCGGCAACTCTACTATGGCCTGCTCGACCTCACGTATCACCTTTCCGACGGAACAATCAACACGACAGAGACGGCGCAGAAACTCTACGGAGACGTGCTGCTCTACGAGGGCCAGCCGGAAACATATCTGCAGGCCGGTTTCGGGCATCTGATCGGCTACCAGTCGGCGTATTACGGCTACATGTGGTCGCTGGTCTATGCGCAGGATATGTTTCAGCGGTTTGCGGAATTGGGAATGCTCAGCCCGGAAGCGGGGCAGTATTACCGCAAGAAAATTCTCGCCCGCGGCGGGACGATGGATGACATGGAGATGGTGAAGGACTATCTGGGCCGCGAGCCGAAGATGGAGGCGTTCATTTCGTATCTGGGCTTGCCGGCGGGGAAGAACTAA
- the msrC gene encoding Free methionine-R-sulfoxide reductase yields the protein MDATSRSASSRPYADIAARLTTSGDRASRMQAVVDALWDALHDKGVSWVGFYLHEGADELTLGPRRDKPACSPIGLHGACGKAFLSRQPLVVRDVAELGANYIACDPRDRSEVVIPVFDERGRCWGVLDVDSHEVGAFDERDVQGLRAVLAAAGL from the coding sequence ATGGACGCAACATCCCGCTCGGCATCGTCCCGCCCCTACGCCGACATCGCCGCCCGCCTCACCACTTCTGGCGATCGCGCGTCGCGGATGCAGGCGGTCGTCGACGCGCTCTGGGACGCGCTGCACGACAAGGGCGTCTCCTGGGTCGGCTTTTACCTTCACGAAGGCGCCGACGAACTGACGCTTGGCCCGCGGCGCGACAAGCCGGCCTGCTCTCCGATCGGATTGCATGGCGCGTGCGGCAAGGCGTTTCTTTCGCGACAGCCGCTGGTGGTGCGCGACGTGGCCGAGCTGGGGGCGAATTACATTGCGTGCGATCCGCGCGACCGCTCGGAAGTCGTCATCCCGGTGTTTGATGAGCGCGGCCGATGCTGGGGCGTGCTGGACGTGGACAGCCACGAGGTGGGGGCGTTCGACGAGCGCGACGTTCAGGGATTGAGGGCGGTGCTGGCGGCGGCGGGATTGTAG
- the cpgS gene encoding Cyclic 2,3-diphosphoglycerate synthetase: MQNVIIIGAAGRDFHDFNAYWRQRGDCRVVAFTAAQIPDIAGRVYPPILAGPRYPDGISIHAESELAELIARHSVDLAAMAYSDLPHQEVMHKAALVNAAGADFIMLGHKATMLSSSKPVIAVCAVRTGCGKSQTSRAVVRILKELGLKVAAVRHPMPYGDLSKQICQRFATLEDMDRHECTIEEREEYEPHVAAGNVIFAGVDYAKILAAAEAEADVILWDGGNNDLPFFRPNLHITVADPHRPGHESRYYPGETNVRMADVVVINKCDTAHPADIAAVRDNITNLNPRAEVMLVASPVTASQPELIRGKRVIVIEDGPTLTHGEMRYGAGHIAAEQFGAARIVDPRPYAVGSIKGTFAKYGHLSDVLPAMGYGGRQIGELEQTINAAEADVVLIGTPIDLGRILKINKPAVRIGYELREQKPGGLRAAIESILPNR, from the coding sequence ATGCAGAACGTGATCATTATCGGCGCCGCGGGGCGCGACTTTCACGACTTCAACGCGTACTGGCGGCAGCGCGGGGACTGCCGCGTGGTCGCCTTCACGGCCGCGCAGATTCCCGATATCGCCGGGCGCGTGTATCCCCCGATCCTGGCCGGCCCGCGCTACCCCGACGGCATTTCAATCCACGCCGAGTCTGAGTTGGCCGAGTTGATCGCGCGGCACAGCGTCGACCTGGCCGCGATGGCCTATTCCGACCTGCCGCACCAGGAGGTCATGCACAAGGCGGCCCTGGTGAACGCCGCCGGGGCGGATTTCATCATGCTCGGCCACAAGGCCACAATGCTGAGCAGCAGCAAGCCGGTGATCGCCGTGTGCGCCGTGCGAACCGGCTGCGGCAAGAGCCAGACGTCGCGCGCCGTCGTGCGGATTCTCAAGGAGCTGGGCCTGAAGGTGGCCGCGGTGCGGCACCCGATGCCCTACGGCGACCTGTCCAAGCAGATTTGTCAGCGCTTCGCAACCTTGGAAGACATGGACCGGCACGAGTGCACCATCGAGGAGCGCGAGGAGTATGAACCGCACGTCGCCGCCGGCAACGTGATCTTCGCCGGCGTCGACTACGCGAAGATTCTCGCCGCGGCGGAGGCCGAGGCGGATGTGATCCTGTGGGACGGCGGAAACAACGACCTGCCGTTCTTCCGGCCGAACCTGCACATCACGGTGGCTGATCCGCATCGGCCGGGACATGAGTCGCGCTATTACCCCGGCGAGACCAATGTGCGGATGGCGGATGTGGTCGTCATCAACAAGTGCGATACGGCGCATCCGGCGGACATCGCGGCGGTGCGCGACAACATCACGAACCTGAACCCGCGGGCGGAGGTGATGCTGGTGGCTTCTCCGGTCACGGCGTCGCAGCCGGAGCTGATTCGCGGGAAGCGGGTGATTGTAATTGAGGACGGCCCGACGTTGACGCATGGCGAGATGCGCTACGGCGCGGGGCATATTGCGGCGGAGCAGTTCGGCGCGGCCAGGATCGTCGATCCGCGGCCGTACGCGGTCGGATCGATCAAGGGCACGTTCGCGAAGTACGGGCACCTGTCGGACGTCCTGCCCGCCATGGGCTACGGCGGCCGGCAGATCGGCGAATTGGAGCAGACGATCAATGCGGCCGAGGCGGATGTGGTGCTGATCGGCACGCCGATCGACCTGGGGCGAATTCTGAAGATCAACAAGCCGGCGGTGCGAATCGGATATGAGCTGCGCGAGCAGAAGCCGGGCGGGCTGCGAGCGGCGATCGAGAGTATTCTCCCAAACCGGTAG